From the genome of Terriglobales bacterium:
ACGGCGAGGTGCAGGAATCCGCCGGCGCGGTGATGGCGGCAATCTCGCAGGCGGAAACGTTCGCCGGCCGCGAAGGAAAAATTTCGCCGCGCATCGCCGAGCGCATGGTCGAATCGGCGCTCCAGAATTTCGACGCGCAATACGGCGGCTTCGGCCACGCGCCCAAGTTCCCCCATCCCAGCGCGCTCGACCTGGCCATGGACCGCTACGCGCGTACTGGCGACGAGCGCCTGCGCTCGCTCATCGTCACCACGCTCACCCGCATGGCGCGCGGCGGCGTCTACGACCAGCTCGCCGGCGGCTTCCATCGTTACTCGGTGGACGAGCGCTGGATCGTTCCCCACTTCGAAAAAATGGCGTACGACAACTCCGAGCTGCTGAAGAACTACGTCCACGGCTTCCAGGTCACGGGCGACCCGTTCTTCGCGCAGGTCGCCGGCGACATCATGCGCTGGATGGACGAAGTGCTCAGCGATCGCCAGCACGGCGGCTTCTACGCCAGCCAGGACGCCGACTCCTCGCTCGACGACGACGGCGACTATTTCACCTGGACGCTCGCTGAAGCGCGTGAAGCCCTGAACGGAGACGCCGGAACGGCGTCAGAAGAAAACGAGTTGAAGGTTGCCGCCCTGTACTACGACATCAACGAAGCCGGCGAGATGCACCACGATCCCGCCAAGAACGTGCTCTACGTCCGCGCCGGCCTCGATGAGATCAGCGCGCGCACCGGCTTTCCCCGCGAGCGCGTGGAAGAGCTCTTAGGGTCAGCCAAAAGAAAGATGCTGGCGGCGCGGTTGAAGCGCCCAACGCCTTACGTGGACAAGACCGTTTACGTCAGCTGGAACGCGCTCTGCATCTCGGCCTACCTGGAAGCCGGCCGCGCGCTCGAGCTCGACGGCGCGCTCCACTTCGCGCTGCGCTCGCTCGACCGCATCCTGAGCGAAGGCTGTTTCACGGACGAGAACAAGCGCCTCGGGCTGCGCCACGTCATCGCCTACTCCGATCCGAGCGCTGCCGCACGCGACACGCGCGGTCTGCTCGACGATTACGCCTTCACCGCCAACGCCTGTCTCGATGCCTACGAAGCCACCGCCGACCTGAGCTACTTCAGCTTCGCGCGCCGCATCGCCGACTCCATGATCGAGCGCTTCTACGACCCGGCCGGCGGCGGCTTCTTCGACACGCCTGCCGGCTTCGGCGGCAAGGGCGACAACCCGCTCGGGGCGCTCGTCGCCCGCCGCAAGCCCTTCCAGGACGCGCCCACGCCGGCCGGCAATCCGGCCGCCGCGCTCGCGCTCCTGCGCCTGCACGAGTACACAAATGATGCGGGTTACCGCGACAAAGCTGAACAAACACTTGAACTGTTCGCCGGCGTCGCCGAGCAGTTCGGCATCTTCGCCGCGACCTACGGAATCGCGGTCCTGCGCGCCACGCTTCCGCACGTGCAGGCGATTGTGGTGGGCCCGCACGACGATCCGGCGGCAAAGGCGCTCTGCCGCGCCGCGATCGCCCCGTTCGCGATCAACAAAACCGCGCTGCATCTCACAGCGAATGAGGCCGTCGCCCCTAATCTCCCGCCCGCGCTCGCCGAAACCATCGCCCGGCAACCCGCGCTGAACGATGAGAAGCCCTTCGCGCTGCTCTGCACCGGTACGAGCTGCCAGCCGCCGGTCTACGACGCGGACCCGCTAGCAAACGCCCTTGGCGCGGCGCTCCGTGGCTGACGGCCACCGGTCGCCAGATGATCAGATCGTCCGAGCGACAGATCTGTCACCGCCACCTGTCCACCACTTCGAACCACCCCAGCTTCAAACTCTCGTCCAGAAATGTTTTCGCCGTCTGCCGTGCCCGCCACCAGCGCGGCGTGAAACTCTCCGGATCGCAGGCGGCGGCGGCGGAGAAATGCATCCCGGGCAGCTCGTGGCGAAAGATGGCGCGTGCGCGCCTGGTGTGGTAGTCGGAAGTCACGATCAGCACCGAGCGCGCGCCCATCGCTTTCAGGCAGCGCTCGGCTTCGCGTGCCTCGGTTTGCGTGGAGAGCGCATCGAAGGGACAAATGGACATCCTCGCCGCGTCTTCCGGCGGGAGCGAAGCAATCCACTTCTGCGCGAGATCGATTTTCGACGTGCCGTAGAACGAGTCGGCCTCACGAACATCGAGCAGCACGCGCGGCGCCCAGCCCTGCCGCAGCAGCTCCAGGGCGCGACGCAGCCGCACGCCGGCCTCGCCTTCGAGCACCAGGATGGCGTCCGATTTCTCCGGCGCATCCACCACCAGGAAACGCCCGCCAAGCGCGCCCCAGAGGATCGCGCCCAGCAAGGCAAGAGCGGCCAGAGTGCGAAACCGCGCGCGTCTCACGCTTGCGCCTTCATTTCAGCCTGGAAACCGCCGCGCGACGGAAAGCGGGCAGCGGAACGCGGAGAGCGGGGTTGCTCACGCCCTCGCCGCATTCGCGCAGATGGACTGCATCGCCTCCAGCGCCTGCGCGCAGCCTTCGCGGTCCACGTCCATGTGCGTCACGAAGCGGACCAATTCAGGATTCACCGCGTTCGCGAGCACGCCGCGCTCCTTCAGCTTCGCGCAAAGCTCGTGCGCGGTCATGCCCGTGCCGCTCACGTCGAAGACGAGGATGTTGGTCACCACCTTGGCAGCGTCCACGCGCACGCCGCGAATCTGTGCGAGGCCGCGGGCCAGGTAACGGGCGTTGTCGTGGTCCTGCTGCAGGCGCGCCGGCATCTTCTCCAGCGCGATCAGCCCCGCGGCAGCGAGAACCCCCGCCTGCCGCATCCCGCCGCCCAGCGCCTTGCGATAGGCGCGCGCCTTGTCGATGAACTCACGGCTTCCCACCAGCATCGATCCCACCGGCGCGCCCAGTCCTTTGGAGAGGCAGAACATCACCGAATCGAACTTGCGCGTGATCTCGGCCACGCCGCGCCCCAGCGCCGTGGCGGCGTTGAAAATGCGCGCGCCGTCCAGATGCACCGGCAAGCCGGCGGCGTGCGCGCCATCGCAGATCTCGTCGGCAACTTCCACCGGATACACCGAACCGCCGGCCATGTTGTTGGTGTTCTCGAGCGAAACGAGCCCCGTTTGCGCGCGGTAATAGATCGCGGGCGCGATCCGCCGCTTCACCTCCGGCCAGGTGAGAATGCCGTCCTGCGCCGGCACCAGCCGCGGCACGCACCCGGAGAACGCCGCCAGCGTGGCCATCTCGTACTGGTAAATGTGCGCGCGCTCCTCGCAGATCACTTCCTGGCCGTGGCGGGTGTGGATCTTGATGGCGATCTGGTTGCCCATCGTGCCGCTGGGGACGAAGATCGCCGCCGCGCGCCCGAAAATTTCCGCCGCGCGCTGCTCCAGCTTGTTGACCGTGGGATCCTCGCCGTAAACATCGTCGCCGACCTCGGCCTCGGCCATCGCCTGCCGCATCTCCGGCGTGGGGCGCGTGACCGTGTCGCTCCGCAAATCAACCGCCGCAGCGCGCTTCGGTTCAAGCTCGGCCAGCGCCTGCGGCGCAGAATTCGATCTCATGAGCGCTTCTTTCTCCGGACTGGATTTGGAGCAGGAAAGTTTACAACACCGCTGCTCGCTGCTGGCTTCTGGCCCGGACCTCGATCCCGGCCAGCAGCCGGTGACCAGCAGCCAGCAGCGCCGTCACTGCACTTTCTTCGTCAGCGGCCTTGGCTCGTCAGGTCCTTCCGGCCCGTCTCTCTTCGTGCGCTCCAGGTACTCCAGCAGCTCCGGCAGATCGTCCGCTGTACCGATGGCCACGAAAGCGTCGAACACCTCGTTCGAGAGCAACCGCCCGCGCGGCGTCAGCTTGAGGGTGGCGCCGTGCCGGACCACCAGTCCCTGCTGGATTACCTGCGCGATGCTCGGCTCCAGGTCGTTCACTGCCTCCACGCCGAACTCGGCTTCCACTTCGTCCAGCCGCACGCCGCGGGTCAGCCGCAGGCCGAGGAAGAAGCGCTCTTCCAGCGCCGAACTGCGGGAGATGATGTCCGTCGCCGGCTCGTCGTCTGCCGGACGCGCCAGGAATTCCTCCAGCTCCGCCGGCATGGCGAAGCGCAACGCGTTCACGCCGGCGGTGAGCAGCCACGTGCTGGGCTCGATCATGGAGTGGGCGTCCACGCCGAAGCCCAGATACGGCTGGCGCGTCCAGTACTTCAGGTTGTGGCGCGACTCAAAGCCTTCGCGCGCGAAGTTTGAAATCTCATACTGCGCGATCCCGGCGCGGGCCAGCCGCTCGCAGGCCATCTCGTAGAAGCCGGCCACCTGGTCATCGTCGGGGACGAAGTGCGCGTGGTAGCGCGTGCCGCCCGCGATCAGCTCGCGTCCCAGCCGCGACTCATCGTCCACCTCGAGCATGTACACGCTGACGTGCGGCGCCTCGGCCGCAATGGCATTGTCGAGCGATGCCTGCCAGCTCTCTTCCGTCTGGTGCGGCAGCCCGGCGATGAGGTCAACGTTGATGTTGGTGATCCCCGCGCCGCGCAGCCGCGCAATCTCCTCCAGCACGATCGCGCGCGTGTGCAGCCGGCCGACCGCCGCCGCTTCCTGGTCCACAAACGACTGCACGCCGAGGCTCACGCGGTTCACGCCCAGCCGGACAAGCTGCTCGATCATCGCCGCGCTCAGAGTGCCCGGCGCGCACTCCACCGTGATCTCGCTGCCCAGCGGCAGGCTGAAGCGCCCGCGCGCCGCCGCGAAGATCGCCTCCAGCTGCGAGGGCTGGAGCACCGTAGGCGTGCCTCCCCCGAAATAAATCGAGTCGGCGTCGAGTTGTATCTTGCCGTCCACCGCTTCGGCCAGCTCGGGCGCGCGGCGGATGTCGGCGCACACGCGGTCGGCATAGTGCTGGTAGGTTTTCGGAGAAAAGACGCCGGACGCGAAGTTGCAGTAGCTGCACTTCGAGCGGCAGAACGGCACCGAGATGTAGAGGCCGAGTGACAATTCCGGGGTCCGTGTTGTAACGGATGGAACGCTTCCGTCATCATACTAACGCCAGGATGCGTCGCGTGGTCATTACCGGAATGGGAGTAGTAAGCCCCAACGGCACGGGCAACGAAGCTTTCTGCCGCGCCGTGCTCGCCGGCCACAGCGGCGTGCGCCGCATCACCCGCTTCGATCCTTCGGACCTGCCGGTGCACATCGCCGGCGAGGTCGCCGATTTCGATGAACTCGCCTGGATCGAACCGGGCGAGCGCAAGCACGTCTCGCGCGCCGTTCCGCTGGCGCTGGCGGCGTCGCATGAAGCCGTGCGTGACGCAGGCCTTGATGTGGACAAGATGTCGCTCGACGACAAGCGCGACATCGGCGTGATGCTCGGCACCGGCGGCGGCGCGCAGGACTTCAGCGAAGAGCAATACCGCCTCTGGCTTACCGGACACATTAAGCGCGTCTCGCTGTTCAGCATTCCCAGTGGGACCATGGGCACGCTATCGAGCGAAGTCAGCATGCGCTTCGGCTTTCGCGGGCCGAGCCACGTGGTCACCACCGGCTGCACTTCGTCCACCGACGCGCTCGGCTACGCGCTCCGCCACATCCAGGCCGGCGTCGGACCGATGATGCTGGTGGGCGGCGTGGACTCGCCGCTGGCGCCCGGCATCGTAAAGGGCTTCACCCTGATGAAGATCCTCACCACGCGCTGGAACCACGAGCCGGAGCGCGCGTCGCGTCCATTCTCCGCCGATCGCGACGGCTTCGTGCTCGCCGAAGGCGCATGGATGTTCGTGCTGGAAGACCGCGAGCATGCGAAAGCGCGCGGCGCGCGCATGTACGCCGAGGTCGCCGGCTACGGATCGACCTGCGAGGCCTTCCACCGCGTGCGCCTGGCCGAGTGCGGCGAGGAGCCGGCACGCGCCATCCATCTCGCCATGAAGGAAGCGGGCATCGCGCGGGCGGACGTGAATTACGTCAACCTGCACGGGACATCTACGGAACTCAATGACCGCATCGAGACGCGCGCGCTCAAGCTCGCGCTCGGCGACGCGCGTGCCCGCCAGGTCCCGATGTCGGCGCTGAAGTCGCAGATCGGACACCCGCAGGGCGCCTGCGGCGCCGCCGGCGTCGCTGCCACGCTGGTCGCCATGCGGCACGGCGAGATCCCGCCCACCATCAACCTCGACCAGCCCGACCCGGAATGCGACCTGGATTACGTCCCGCAAACAAAGCGGCGCGCCCAAATCGAGCACGCCGTGTGCAACTGCATCGCTTTCGGATCGAAGAATTCCGCGCTGGTGCTGCGCGCGGTCTAGTTCTTCGCCGTCATCCGCTTCAGCCCATCGCAGACGTAATCAATGTCGCTCTCGCTCAGCTCGGCGAACATCGGCAGGCTCAGCATCTCGGCAGCCGACTTCTCCGTCACCGGGAACTTCTCTTTCGCGAACGGCATCGCGGCATACGCTTTCTGCTGGTGCAGCGGGATGGGATAGTGCAGCCCGGTATCGATGCCCATCTCGGCCAGGCCGGTCCTCACCGCGTCGCGGTTCTTCACGTGGACCACGAACAGATGAAACGCGTGCGTGCGGTCGGGCAGGGCAACGGGAAGCTGGATCTGCGGTGAATTCTTCAGCCGCTCGGCGTACATCGCCGCGTTGCGCCGCCGCGCCGCGTTCCACGAATCCAGATGCTTCAGCTTGACGCTGAGCACCGCCGCCTGCAGCGCGTCCAGGCGCCCGTTGTAGCCCTCGATGTCGTGGACATATTTCTGGCTCTGACCGTGGTCCTTCAGCAGGCGCATCTTGCGTTCGATCTCGGGATCGTTCGTGTTCGCCGATCCGGCGTCGCCGAACGCGCCCAGGTTCTTGCCGGGATAAAAGCTGAAGCCGGACGCCAGCCCGATCGAGCCCGCGCGCTTGCCCTTGTACTCCGATCCGTGCGCCTGGCAGGCGTCTTCGAACAGCAGCAGGTTGCGCCGCTTGGCAATCTCGGCCAGTTCATCCATGTCGGCCGGCTGCCCGTAGAGATGCACCGGCAGCAGGGCGCGCGTCTTCGGCGTGATCTTGCGCTCGACCTGCGCCGGATCGATCAGGAACGTGTCCGGACGCACATCCACCAGCACCGGCGTGGCGCCGCACTGCGAAATCGCTTCGGTGGTGGCGATGAACGTGTTGGCCGCCGTGATTACCTCGTCGCCCGGCCCGATGCCCGCGGCCATCAGCGCGAAGCGCAGCGCGTCGGTGCCGCTGTTCATCCCGACGCAGAACCTGGTGTGGCAGTACTTGGCGAACTCCGCCTCGAACTTGCTCACGAACGGCCCGTTGATGAACGAAGTGTTGTCGAGCACCTGCCGGATGGCGTCGTCAATTTCCGGACGCAGCGGGGCCAGCTGCTTCTTCAGATCAAGAAATGAAATCTTGCGGGTCGCTGCAATCGCAGTGCTCATCTGCCGTGCTCCTGATGCTTTTTTTGTGAAACGTGCAACTGGCTCTTTGCGCTTCGCTGCTGCTTTTGCGCTTTCGTGAAACGGGAAACGGGAAACCGCTTCTTACTTCTCGCGCAACCCCTGCTTCGTCTTGACAAAAGAGCTGCCGCACTTGCCGCAGCGGCCCCTGGTCCCCTTCAGCTTCAGGCGCTCGCCGCACTTGCACATCCAGCCCCTGGGACGCGCGGGCACGCCCATCACCAGCGCAAAATCGGGAACGTCGGACGCCACCACTGCGCCCGCCGCCACGAACGCGTAGCGTCCCAGCGTAATGCCGCACACGATGGTGGCGTTGGCTCCGATGCTGGCGCCATCTTTGATCCTGGTCGGCACCCACTGCTCGCGCGGCTTCTTCACTTCGGCGCGCGGGTTCAGGTCGTTAGTGAACACCGCGTTCGGGCCGATAAAAACGTTGTTCCCGACCTCCACGCAATCCCACACGGAAACGCTGTTCTTCACCGTGACGTTGTCACCCAGCACGGCGCCCGATTCCACAAAGCTGTGGTCGCAAAGGTTGCAGCCCTTGCCGACCTTCGCGCCCTTCATCACGTGCGCGAACGCCCACACCCGCGTGCCCTCGCCCACCTGCTCCGACTCGCACAACGCATGCGGGTGCACGAAAACACCCTGGGGAGTTGCCATGGATTCGCCGCCTTCTCGGTCTGCTTTCCGGCCCGCGCCCGCCCGGACCAATTGCCGGCTTTCCAGCCTTGAACCGGGCCTTTTCAGGGACTCCGGCGTGGAACTGCTCATCCTGACATCTCTGTTTTTCGATTGCAAGGAACCGGCAGCACCAAAGTAACGTTTCCGATTACCGGCTGCCCACATGCGACAACCGGCCCTTCGGCCGGCGCGCTCAGCAAAATTTCGGCGAGGGCACGGACGGTGCGGACGCGGGCCGGCCCCGCCCGCGGATTCCTCATGACCGCGAGCCGCGCCAGGAATGTGCGAAGGCGTCCCACGCAAGTTTCCTTTGGCTTGAATGGAGATTTTCCCGCACCCCCATGTCATAGTTACAGCACTCTGTCCTCCACGCCCCGACCGACGCTCGCGGAGAAAGCCGCGCCCTCGCGCTTGCGCATCACTCTCGCTGTCACTCTGCTGCTCACCGCTGCCCTCAGCGTCCCGGGCCTCAAACGCGGATGGCGCCCGCACGATGACGGCCTGCTTGCCCAGTCCGCCGAGCGCGTCCTTCAGGGCGAGCTTCCCCACCGCGACTTCGACGACGCCTACACCGGCGGCCTCAGCTTCCTCAATGCCCTCGCCTTCCGCGCCTTCGGCGAGACGCTCGCCGCGCCGCGCTACCTGCTGCTCATCTTTTTCCTGTTCAGCTCGGCAGCGACCTTCTACATCGCCTCGCAATTCGGTTCGCCGGCCGCCGCCGCCGGCATCACGCTGCTCGCCGCCGCCTGGAGTGTGCCCGCGTACCCGGCCGCGATGCCCTCCTGGTACAACTTGTTTTTTGCCCTGTTCGGTGTCGCCGCGCTGCTGCGCTTTTTCGAGACCGATCACCCCCGCTGGACCTTCCTCGCCGGCCTGTGCGCCGGATGCTCCATCGCCATCAAGATCAGCGGGCTCTACTTCGTGGCCGCCGCCCTGCTCTTCTTCATCGCCCGCGAACAAGGCCGCCGAGACAGTGCGGGACGTGCCGCGCGCTCGCGCGCCTACAGCCTCTTCGTCGCCTCGGGACTCGTGCTCTTCCTTGCGCTGCTCCTGCGGCTCTGGATCGCAAGCGGACGTGCCGCATATCTGCTCCTCGTTTTCGCGCCGGCGGCGACGGTGGCGATTGCCCTGGCGCGCGCCGAGGTTCGCGGCGGCGCCGGCCATTCGGCCGATCGCTTCGCCGCGCTTTTGCGTGACCTCGCTCCGTTTTTCGCCGGCGTCGCCTTGCCGCTGCTCGTGCTGCTCGTGCCGTACCTGGTCACCGGATCAACGGCTGCGCTCGTGCATGGCGTTTTCGTTTCACCCCTGCGGCGAACGCAGGCAGCGCTGTGGTCGCCGCTGCCGCCTCGCGTCATCCTCTATTCATTGCCGCCGATCCTGCTGCTCATCGCCGCGGCGCGCTGGCGAAATAGACTGCGCGCACCGCTGCTCGCCGCCGTTGGCATCGCACTCGCTCTCGTCCTTGCCTCACCGCTTGCCGTTCCCGCCATGTGGCCTCGTATCTGGATGTCGTTCGGCGCCTCGCTGCCCATCGCCGTGCCGCTCGCGCTCCTTCCTCTCGGCAGAGCATCCGTCTCTGACCGCAACCGGCACGCCGCCTTCCTGCTTGTTGCTGCCGCCGCGCTTTGCAGCCTCATCCAGTTTCCCTACGCCGCGCCGGTGTACTTCCACTACGCGGCGCCGCTGGTCTTGCTTGCCGCCTTTGCGGTGGCCAGCTTCTGCGCGCCGCGTCCTGCCCTCGCCTGGGCGCTCGGCGCGTTCTACTTCCTGTTTGCCGTGGCCTACGACAGCCAGATGTTCATCGACCTGAAGCATCCGCTGCGCTACCCCGACCGGCTCTCCGCACCGCTTCCCGGGCCGCGCGCCGGGGGGACCCGCGTCCGGGCCGAAGAAGCCCGCCAGTACGAACAGCTTCTGCCGCTCATCCAGGCCCACGCCGGCGCGGGCGACTGCATCTACGCCGGCCCCGACGCACCCGAGGTCTACTTCCTCGCAGGCAAGCGCAACCCAACTCGCCTCACCTTCGATTTCCTCAGCGACGAGCCGCCCGCTACCGTGGTCTCGGCCATCGAGCATCACGACGTTCGAGTCGCCGTCATCCGCAACGACCCGGAGTTCTCCCGCCTTACGCCCGAACTGCGCGACTTCCTCGTGCACGCCTTCCCCAACAGCACCTCCACCGGCCGCTTCGAGGTCCGCTGGCGCGAGTAGAGCCGGTCAGTCTTTCAGTCGTTCAGTCCGTCAGCCAAGAACGGCTGCCGAGCGGAGAACTGACTGACTGACTCCCAGGTAATTACCTACACACTGCCCCCACGCACCCGTGTCATAGTAGGGATGGGCCTTCACTCATGGTCCAAGCGCAGGCCGATCTCGAACTCCCGTTGCGCTGCGCGGCCGTGCCGCCGCTGCCGCAAACGCGCCATTCGCGCGGCTTCTGGCTGATTTTCGCGCTCACCATCATCCTCGGCGGTTCGTACACGCTCTTTGGACTCAAGCGCGGATGGGTTCCGCACGACGAAGGCCTCCTGGGCCAGACCGCCGAGCGCGTCCTCTCAGGCGAGCTCCCTCACCGCGACTTCGATGACGTTTACACCGGCGGCCTGAGTTTCCTGAACGCGATCGCCTTCCGCGTTTTCGGCACGACCCTCGCCGCGCCCCGGTACGTTCTGCTCCTCTTCTGCCTGTCCGGACTTGCCGCGACGTTCTACATTGCGTCGCGCTTCGCCACCGCACTCGCCGCCGCCGGGATCACGCTGCTCACCGCCGCCTGGGGCGTGCCCAACTACAACGCGGCCATGCCCTCCTGGTACAACCTGTTCTTCGCGCTCTTCGGGGTCGCCGCGCTTCTCCGGCATCTCGAGACCGGGCGCGCGCGCTGGCTGTTCGTCGCCGGCCTCTGCGGCGGCCTGTCGGTCACCATCAAGATCAGCGGGCTCTACTTTGTCGCCGCCGCCGTGCTGTACCTGCTGACCCGCGAGCAGTCCATCGATCGCGAGCGCTGGCAAGGCCCCGGCGGAAAGCTGACCGTGTACAGCCTGTTCGTCGCGGCGGGTT
Proteins encoded in this window:
- a CDS encoding thioredoxin domain-containing protein, producing MPVSPANTLSQAASSYLRSAAHQPIHWHEWGEEAFATAQRENKPILLDIGAVWCHWCHVMDRESYENPETARVINDNFVAVKVDRDERPDVDSRYQAAVQAISGQGGWPLTVFLTPEGKPFFGGTYFPPADQWGRPGFPRVLQAIAAAYRDKHGEVQESAGAVMAAISQAETFAGREGKISPRIAERMVESALQNFDAQYGGFGHAPKFPHPSALDLAMDRYARTGDERLRSLIVTTLTRMARGGVYDQLAGGFHRYSVDERWIVPHFEKMAYDNSELLKNYVHGFQVTGDPFFAQVAGDIMRWMDEVLSDRQHGGFYASQDADSSLDDDGDYFTWTLAEAREALNGDAGTASEENELKVAALYYDINEAGEMHHDPAKNVLYVRAGLDEISARTGFPRERVEELLGSAKRKMLAARLKRPTPYVDKTVYVSWNALCISAYLEAGRALELDGALHFALRSLDRILSEGCFTDENKRLGLRHVIAYSDPSAAARDTRGLLDDYAFTANACLDAYEATADLSYFSFARRIADSMIERFYDPAGGGFFDTPAGFGGKGDNPLGALVARRKPFQDAPTPAGNPAAALALLRLHEYTNDAGYRDKAEQTLELFAGVAEQFGIFAATYGIAVLRATLPHVQAIVVGPHDDPAAKALCRAAIAPFAINKTALHLTANEAVAPNLPPALAETIARQPALNDEKPFALLCTGTSCQPPVYDADPLANALGAALRG
- a CDS encoding YdcF family protein; translation: MRRARFRTLAALALLGAILWGALGGRFLVVDAPEKSDAILVLEGEAGVRLRRALELLRQGWAPRVLLDVREADSFYGTSKIDLAQKWIASLPPEDAARMSICPFDALSTQTEAREAERCLKAMGARSVLIVTSDYHTRRARAIFRHELPGMHFSAAAACDPESFTPRWWRARQTAKTFLDESLKLGWFEVVDRWR
- the ltaE gene encoding low-specificity L-threonine aldolase → MRSNSAPQALAELEPKRAAAVDLRSDTVTRPTPEMRQAMAEAEVGDDVYGEDPTVNKLEQRAAEIFGRAAAIFVPSGTMGNQIAIKIHTRHGQEVICEERAHIYQYEMATLAAFSGCVPRLVPAQDGILTWPEVKRRIAPAIYYRAQTGLVSLENTNNMAGGSVYPVEVADEICDGAHAAGLPVHLDGARIFNAATALGRGVAEITRKFDSVMFCLSKGLGAPVGSMLVGSREFIDKARAYRKALGGGMRQAGVLAAAGLIALEKMPARLQQDHDNARYLARGLAQIRGVRVDAAKVVTNILVFDVSGTGMTAHELCAKLKERGVLANAVNPELVRFVTHMDVDREGCAQALEAMQSICANAARA
- the hemW gene encoding radical SAM family heme chaperone HemW, which translates into the protein MSLGLYISVPFCRSKCSYCNFASGVFSPKTYQHYADRVCADIRRAPELAEAVDGKIQLDADSIYFGGGTPTVLQPSQLEAIFAAARGRFSLPLGSEITVECAPGTLSAAMIEQLVRLGVNRVSLGVQSFVDQEAAAVGRLHTRAIVLEEIARLRGAGITNINVDLIAGLPHQTEESWQASLDNAIAAEAPHVSVYMLEVDDESRLGRELIAGGTRYHAHFVPDDDQVAGFYEMACERLARAGIAQYEISNFAREGFESRHNLKYWTRQPYLGFGVDAHSMIEPSTWLLTAGVNALRFAMPAELEEFLARPADDEPATDIISRSSALEERFFLGLRLTRGVRLDEVEAEFGVEAVNDLEPSIAQVIQQGLVVRHGATLKLTPRGRLLSNEVFDAFVAIGTADDLPELLEYLERTKRDGPEGPDEPRPLTKKVQ
- a CDS encoding beta-ketoacyl-[acyl-carrier-protein] synthase family protein, encoding MRRVVITGMGVVSPNGTGNEAFCRAVLAGHSGVRRITRFDPSDLPVHIAGEVADFDELAWIEPGERKHVSRAVPLALAASHEAVRDAGLDVDKMSLDDKRDIGVMLGTGGGAQDFSEEQYRLWLTGHIKRVSLFSIPSGTMGTLSSEVSMRFGFRGPSHVVTTGCTSSTDALGYALRHIQAGVGPMMLVGGVDSPLAPGIVKGFTLMKILTTRWNHEPERASRPFSADRDGFVLAEGAWMFVLEDREHAKARGARMYAEVAGYGSTCEAFHRVRLAECGEEPARAIHLAMKEAGIARADVNYVNLHGTSTELNDRIETRALKLALGDARARQVPMSALKSQIGHPQGACGAAGVAATLVAMRHGEIPPTINLDQPDPECDLDYVPQTKRRAQIEHAVCNCIAFGSKNSALVLRAV
- a CDS encoding DegT/DnrJ/EryC1/StrS family aminotransferase codes for the protein MSTAIAATRKISFLDLKKQLAPLRPEIDDAIRQVLDNTSFINGPFVSKFEAEFAKYCHTRFCVGMNSGTDALRFALMAAGIGPGDEVITAANTFIATTEAISQCGATPVLVDVRPDTFLIDPAQVERKITPKTRALLPVHLYGQPADMDELAEIAKRRNLLLFEDACQAHGSEYKGKRAGSIGLASGFSFYPGKNLGAFGDAGSANTNDPEIERKMRLLKDHGQSQKYVHDIEGYNGRLDALQAAVLSVKLKHLDSWNAARRRNAAMYAERLKNSPQIQLPVALPDRTHAFHLFVVHVKNRDAVRTGLAEMGIDTGLHYPIPLHQQKAYAAMPFAKEKFPVTEKSAAEMLSLPMFAELSESDIDYVCDGLKRMTAKN
- a CDS encoding acyltransferase, giving the protein MATPQGVFVHPHALCESEQVGEGTRVWAFAHVMKGAKVGKGCNLCDHSFVESGAVLGDNVTVKNSVSVWDCVEVGNNVFIGPNAVFTNDLNPRAEVKKPREQWVPTRIKDGASIGANATIVCGITLGRYAFVAAGAVVASDVPDFALVMGVPARPRGWMCKCGERLKLKGTRGRCGKCGSSFVKTKQGLREK